From a region of the Ruminococcaceae bacterium KH2T8 genome:
- a CDS encoding putative transcriptional regulator, translated as MAIIIRLDRMMADRKMSLNELAEKVGMTNVNLSNLKTGKMKGIRFETLDAICDVLDCQPGDILEHTKE; from the coding sequence GGCAATAATCATTAGACTTGACCGCATGATGGCCGATCGAAAGATGTCGCTCAACGAACTTGCAGAGAAGGTCGGCATGACTAATGTTAACCTCTCAAATCTTAAGACCGGAAAGATGAAGGGCATCAGGTTCGAGACACTCGATGCGATATGCGACGTGCTCGACTGCCAGCCCGGGGACATCCTCGAACACACAAAGGAGTAA
- a CDS encoding Glyoxylase, beta-lactamase superfamily II, with amino-acid sequence MSKVERIKCGTGNCYIVADGKNAILVDTGSKDNLGDVTAVCDKYDLKLIVLTHTHFDHAENAAELSRKYGVPVAIHKADDELFDDANRQPLKSWGAVGAVILGFSKSKLRTIKVERPSNLIFVKDGDSLRDYGIDAKIVELPGHTTGSIGVDVEERDLIVGDALDNWIKPSTGHLYFDLEALEKSAAKIKSLGVRTLYYGHGDPT; translated from the coding sequence ATGAGCAAGGTCGAAAGGATCAAGTGCGGTACAGGTAACTGCTATATCGTTGCCGATGGTAAGAATGCGATACTCGTTGATACGGGTAGCAAAGACAATCTCGGTGACGTTACGGCCGTGTGCGATAAGTATGACTTAAAGCTCATCGTTCTCACGCATACGCATTTTGATCACGCTGAGAATGCTGCCGAGCTGTCACGAAAGTACGGTGTGCCGGTCGCGATCCATAAGGCAGACGACGAGCTCTTTGACGATGCGAACAGGCAGCCTCTGAAGTCATGGGGAGCAGTAGGAGCGGTGATACTCGGATTTTCGAAGTCTAAGCTTCGGACGATCAAGGTGGAACGCCCCTCGAACCTCATATTCGTCAAGGACGGCGACAGCCTACGTGACTACGGGATCGATGCGAAGATAGTTGAGCTTCCGGGTCATACTACGGGCTCCATCGGAGTCGATGTTGAAGAGCGCGATCTCATAGTCGGTGATGCTCTCGATAACTGGATAAAGCCTTCGACGGGACATCTATATTTTGACCTCGAAGCACTCGAGAAGAGCGCCGCTAAGATAAAGAGTCTCGGCGTCAGGACTTTGTACTACGGGCACGGCGATCCGACATGA
- a CDS encoding Uncharacterized conserved protein, phosphatidylethanolamine-binding protein (PEBP) family, whose translation MKKQKIIAALLISSIATGLAGCSSQPDETSVTTTLEATTTTTAESTTEETTEETEAPLPTAADIDYLDGYEQFELTSEDLVDGAWAQIVSYTEEGENMSPQLSWEPVEGATVYCVYMIDLSSWNWMHWKSNDIYETELPRGWASSMEYMGPYPPPGGTHTYDVYVVAMRNPVDRIQGVMNNYNEMFETFITNLDTDDEGNTGNIVAYGRLSGTYTHNG comes from the coding sequence ATGAAGAAACAGAAGATCATTGCAGCGCTGCTCATCTCGAGTATCGCGACAGGCCTCGCAGGTTGCTCGTCACAGCCCGATGAAACATCGGTAACTACTACTCTTGAAGCTACTACGACGACTACCGCCGAATCGACTACGGAAGAAACCACCGAGGAGACTGAGGCACCGTTACCTACCGCCGCAGACATCGATTACCTTGATGGTTATGAGCAGTTCGAGCTCACGTCCGAAGACCTTGTCGACGGCGCGTGGGCGCAGATAGTTTCCTATACGGAAGAAGGCGAGAATATGTCGCCGCAGCTCTCGTGGGAGCCGGTTGAAGGCGCTACCGTTTATTGTGTTTACATGATCGACTTAAGCTCGTGGAACTGGATGCACTGGAAGTCTAATGACATCTATGAGACCGAGCTTCCCCGCGGATGGGCATCCTCCATGGAATACATGGGACCTTATCCGCCGCCGGGTGGTACACATACATACGATGTCTATGTTGTCGCGATGAGAAATCCCGTGGACAGGATCCAGGGTGTCATGAACAACTATAACGAGATGTTCGAGACATTCATTACGAATCTCGATACGGACGACGAAGGCAATACCGGAAATATCGTAGCTTACGGCAGACTGTCGGGAACATATACGCACAACGGATGA